Proteins encoded in a region of the Sulfurimonas marina genome:
- a CDS encoding HD domain-containing phosphohydrolase, protein MKKHIYNLLCIDDVEDNLYAYELILSKMQEVKVYKASSGDEALKMLLRQPIDLILLDIQMPEMDGYEVAKLLKSTHQTQHIPIIFITAVFKAEEFIAKGFAAGAVDYLTKPLDDNLLINRIRLYLSIFEQKKLAEENLELFYMIAQGIGDGLYVTKRDGTLEFINDTALDILGYKKEELLNISIHEKIHAYDIRGHKISQAECPIHNVDKINGVSRIDEDIVRAKNGTLLPVMSISSTIEGVDHQTKIVTLFRDRTKDLEYKTLQKHILDSKNKMLLMLIDAIDKRDPYTAGHTKRVAIYCELIAKGMNYPQEDIDLLVDAAHLHDIGKISTPDVILLKPTHFEPDEYEIMKLHLQTGYELLMQTEDYKEIAEVMRYHHERYDGTGYPMGISGDAIPPLARIMMVADAFDAMTTNRIYKKSKSVSEALAEINQCSGQQFHPEVAETAQRVLKDINIQQYHDQTPNTPLEEKRFAFFYHDRLTGSYNAEYLPVVLENDYADQKVYIYKLNIHQMNQYNREYGWEAGNLLLKSLCNEIVKKFKHKHVFRISGDDFLVVSKENDINEILSLSAYLKQQAMYLGISLEKHTLEKEDRDYSKLLLELQ, encoded by the coding sequence ATGAAAAAGCATATATATAATCTGTTGTGTATAGATGACGTTGAAGATAACCTCTATGCATATGAGTTGATACTCTCTAAAATGCAAGAGGTTAAAGTATATAAGGCTTCTAGTGGAGATGAGGCCCTTAAAATGTTATTGCGTCAACCGATTGATCTTATACTTTTAGATATTCAAATGCCGGAGATGGACGGATATGAGGTTGCCAAGCTTCTTAAAAGTACACATCAAACGCAACATATCCCTATTATTTTTATTACGGCAGTTTTTAAAGCCGAAGAGTTTATTGCCAAAGGGTTTGCAGCGGGTGCGGTAGATTATCTGACAAAACCTTTAGATGACAATTTACTGATAAACCGTATCCGTCTTTATCTTTCTATATTTGAACAAAAAAAGCTGGCGGAGGAAAATCTTGAGCTGTTTTATATGATTGCCCAGGGGATAGGGGATGGGCTATATGTAACCAAGAGAGACGGAACTTTAGAGTTTATTAATGATACTGCACTCGATATTTTGGGCTATAAAAAAGAGGAACTATTAAACATCTCCATACATGAAAAGATACATGCTTATGATATACGTGGACATAAAATTTCTCAAGCTGAATGCCCTATACATAATGTTGATAAGATTAACGGTGTAAGCAGGATAGATGAAGATATAGTTCGTGCTAAAAACGGGACTTTGTTACCGGTGATGAGTATCTCCTCTACTATAGAGGGAGTGGACCATCAAACAAAGATAGTAACACTTTTTCGCGATCGTACAAAAGACCTTGAATATAAAACATTGCAAAAACATATACTTGATTCTAAAAACAAGATGCTTTTGATGCTTATAGATGCCATTGATAAACGAGATCCTTATACTGCGGGACATACAAAACGTGTAGCTATATATTGTGAGCTTATTGCAAAAGGGATGAATTATCCCCAAGAAGATATAGATTTGCTTGTTGATGCGGCTCATTTACATGATATAGGAAAAATATCAACCCCTGACGTTATCTTATTAAAACCGACACACTTTGAGCCTGATGAGTATGAGATAATGAAACTGCATTTGCAAACAGGATATGAGCTTTTAATGCAAACAGAGGATTATAAAGAGATCGCAGAGGTGATGCGTTATCATCATGAAAGATATGATGGGACAGGGTATCCGATGGGAATCTCCGGAGATGCTATACCTCCTCTAGCTAGAATAATGATGGTTGCGGATGCATTTGATGCAATGACGACAAACAGGATTTATAAAAAGTCTAAAAGCGTTTCAGAAGCATTGGCAGAGATTAATCAGTGTTCAGGTCAGCAGTTTCATCCTGAAGTTGCAGAAACTGCTCAAAGAGTTTTAAAAGATATAAATATACAGCAGTATCACGATCAGACACCAAATACACCGCTAGAAGAGAAGCGTTTTGCATTCTTTTATCATGACAGGTTAACGGGAAGTTACAATGCTGAATATCTCCCTGTGGTACTTGAAAATGACTATGCCGATCAAAAGGTTTATATCTATAAACTCAATATACATCAGATGAATCAGTACAATAGAGAATATGGTTGGGAAGCGGGTAATTTACTCTTAAAATCCTTATGTAACGAGATTGTTAAAAAATTTAAACATAAACATGTCTTTAGAATTTCGGGGGATGATTTTTTGGTAGTCTCCAAAGAGAACGATATTAACGAGATTTTATCTTTAAGTGCATACTTGAAACAACAAGCTATGTATCTAGGGATATCTTTAGAAAAACATACTCTTGAAAAAGAGGATAGGGATTATTCCAAACTGCTTTTAGAACTACAGTAG
- a CDS encoding GGDEF domain-containing response regulator yields the protein MDNKPIVLVVDDEQTNVDIVSNILTDKYDLRVAHNGTKALMAIEKFNIELILLDIQMPGINGFEVAKQIREQKKYDHIPIIFLTSQKNEDSIVEGFDIGGNDYITKPFNPKELIARVQTHLHVHQLQKFLEMMLNMQSTIIVLSDGADLTFINQTGLDFFDFEDSDQFFKYFTCICDAFVNIKGCFYPNPDDQSGEWIEKIQKLPQDKRNVAIRSKDSKITIFHVSVQSIPASTMYIIDFNDITESIEKQRLLEEQVIHDPLTGAYNRTYFHQNVDRFTKNNRYNDELKVVAFFDIDYFKQVNDTYGHDVGDIILQEFVEVIQNSIRDTDTLIRWGGEEFILIVSLQERAFVEKILEKLRSAIEQYNFTTIGNITCSIGATFFQTNEDIYDTIKRADIALYQSKSDGRNRITLL from the coding sequence ATGGATAATAAACCCATTGTTCTTGTTGTAGATGATGAACAAACAAATGTTGATATTGTTTCAAATATACTAACCGACAAATATGATCTCCGTGTTGCACATAATGGGACGAAAGCACTTATGGCAATTGAAAAGTTTAACATAGAACTTATACTGTTAGATATCCAAATGCCTGGCATAAACGGTTTTGAAGTAGCAAAACAAATCCGTGAACAAAAAAAGTATGATCATATCCCTATTATATTTCTTACGTCACAAAAAAATGAAGACTCCATTGTAGAGGGATTTGATATCGGAGGAAACGACTATATTACAAAACCTTTTAATCCAAAAGAGCTTATAGCAAGGGTACAAACGCATCTTCATGTCCACCAGTTACAAAAGTTTTTAGAGATGATGCTCAATATGCAGTCCACTATTATTGTACTTAGCGATGGAGCTGATCTCACTTTTATAAATCAAACAGGTTTAGATTTTTTTGATTTTGAAGATAGTGACCAATTTTTTAAATATTTTACGTGTATATGTGATGCCTTTGTCAATATTAAGGGTTGCTTTTATCCAAATCCTGATGACCAAAGTGGAGAATGGATAGAGAAGATTCAAAAACTTCCTCAGGACAAGAGAAACGTGGCAATTCGTTCCAAAGATAGCAAGATAACTATATTTCATGTTTCTGTGCAATCGATTCCCGCTTCAACAATGTACATAATCGATTTTAATGATATCACTGAATCTATTGAGAAACAACGACTTCTTGAGGAGCAAGTGATTCACGATCCTTTAACAGGGGCTTATAATCGTACCTATTTTCATCAAAATGTTGATAGATTTACAAAAAATAATCGCTACAATGATGAACTAAAAGTAGTCGCATTTTTCGATATTGATTACTTTAAACAGGTAAATGACACATATGGTCACGATGTCGGGGATATTATTTTACAAGAGTTTGTTGAAGTGATTCAAAACTCGATAAGAGATACAGATACACTTATACGCTGGGGCGGAGAAGAGTTCATATTAATTGTTTCATTACAAGAGAGAGCATTTGTTGAAAAAATACTTGAAAAACTAAGAAGTGCGATCGAACAATACAACTTCACAACTATAGGAAATATCACCTGCAGTATCGGTGCGACTTTCTTTCAAACCAATGAAGATATTTATGATACTATAAAACGTGCAGATATTGCCCTTTATCAATCTAAAAGTGATGGTAGAAACAGGATTACTCTACTGTAG
- a CDS encoding PAS domain-containing protein, protein MDTLNTLPDFSEATKTMIQFMEANGDTYWEFYPTTQKLFISNQIYKILGYKPNEVLLDLALWKKIVHPQDFEKASKQFVSMLEGKISHYHSEIRVQRKDGTYVWLLDRGQISQRDKDGNVTLVTGTHIDITERHTLEQTVMRSKDTSEKTINRLQNVLSVTKDGYWEWDVQTNEVYFSPSWKAMLGYEDDEIENKLSVWKDLLHPDDSFAKEEAQKLAQNAMTDFKIEFRLRCKDGSYKWILSRAKTITKDEYNRPLLIAGTHVDIDDDKKLQDKLQQLNKRFSNMFQNHDAVMLLIDPTNGAIIDANKSAETFYGYKHDELCSMSIGQINTLSDDHVKRKQTEAFNNDKNFFIFDHQLKSGEIRTVEVHSSPIKTDIGELLFSIIIDITQEKENRIKLDKALDQLSQAKKIAKLGIWEYNIAKNELTWSDEIYDLFELDKEKFQPSYEAFLEIIHPGDRERVNNAYIQSLESKKGYKIEHRLLLNNGRIKYVLEQCDTEYDTLGNPVRSLGTVYDISHVQELTNKIDQERKRYKSLMDLASDGIFILDVETGKLLQYSEVTKKLLGYTDEEMQNLTVFDWDKDFTMDDFQEIVKNLSTTPVNLERVHTRKDGFTYLASISAVKIHIDNQDYIYASARNITQEKRLQQQQEELLAEQNSLLSLFDKGDSVLFKWTNDKTWSIVYASENVKRLLGYSKDNFLSNDVTYAACIHQDDIQTVTNEVEEAIQHNLDFFRHKPYRIITKSGEIRWVLDYTVTQKDKDGSITHFIGYITDVTEQKENEIALFEAKQIADKANQAKSEFLANMSHEIRTPLNGIIGLTDVILNSNLDHMQRDYLNKVHSSSHALLHVINDILDYSKIEAGKIDILPIDFQLDTMLKTISDLFSLQIHKKDLKFMLNIDEDIPNKLIGDSLRLTQILNNLIGNAIKFTPNGFISLDIKNLNKTESDITLEFIVQDSGIGIPEEHQENLFKAFEQGDSSTTRKYGGTGLGLMICKKLVTLMGGDIWVESQENQGSSFYFFLTFKYHEELKEKNILHNIDLSTQQQKEQDTIQLKLNTPKNALLVEDNQVNQLVASIYLQEYGFDVNIANNGEEAVKMATKNHYDIIFMDLQMPVMDGFEATKKIRAFDFITPIIALSAAVLEKDKELTLTSGMNGHLAKPIDKEALDNIIKLYFSVTTEIEEKFQEEQALQLEGINIEKLQQNLIIDTQTLYSLYQNFYNSYATTPGIIDKLYKNDLKEFYALIHKIKGASGNLHIDTLYQQAVDIEELGVTSERVSTYIDTLQSVLDEIKTKIIPLVPASNEEKLTQNETLALLEKITKQIENMQYIDQKEIVTLTDSLQFYLSETKTQHIKKLFDKFDEEELQTVLPKIAKEISDG, encoded by the coding sequence ATGGACACCCTAAACACCCTTCCTGATTTTTCAGAAGCAACAAAAACAATGATTCAGTTTATGGAGGCTAATGGTGATACATACTGGGAGTTTTATCCGACAACTCAGAAACTTTTCATCTCTAATCAAATATATAAAATTTTAGGCTATAAACCGAATGAAGTTCTACTTGATCTTGCTTTATGGAAAAAAATCGTCCATCCGCAAGATTTTGAAAAAGCTTCAAAACAATTTGTCTCTATGCTTGAGGGGAAAATATCACACTATCATTCCGAGATAAGAGTCCAGCGTAAAGACGGTACATATGTATGGTTACTCGATCGTGGACAAATTTCTCAAAGAGACAAAGACGGCAATGTTACGCTAGTGACGGGTACACATATAGATATTACTGAAAGACACACTCTAGAGCAAACAGTTATGCGTTCAAAAGACACCTCGGAAAAAACTATTAACCGCCTTCAAAATGTACTATCCGTTACAAAAGACGGTTACTGGGAGTGGGATGTACAAACAAATGAAGTTTATTTCAGTCCCTCTTGGAAAGCGATGCTTGGCTATGAAGATGACGAGATTGAAAATAAATTGAGTGTATGGAAAGATCTTTTACATCCTGATGATAGTTTTGCTAAAGAGGAGGCACAGAAGCTAGCTCAAAATGCTATGACAGATTTTAAAATAGAGTTTCGTTTACGATGTAAAGACGGTAGTTACAAATGGATCCTTTCACGTGCTAAAACTATTACAAAAGATGAATACAACCGTCCTTTACTTATTGCCGGGACACATGTTGATATAGATGATGACAAAAAACTGCAGGATAAACTCCAGCAACTCAACAAACGTTTTAGCAATATGTTCCAAAACCATGATGCCGTTATGCTCCTTATCGATCCAACAAACGGAGCGATTATAGATGCAAATAAAAGTGCAGAAACTTTTTACGGCTATAAACATGATGAGCTTTGCAGTATGAGTATTGGGCAAATCAATACTCTCAGTGATGATCATGTAAAACGCAAACAGACTGAGGCATTTAATAATGATAAAAACTTTTTTATATTTGACCATCAACTAAAATCAGGAGAGATTCGAACGGTAGAAGTTCACTCCTCCCCTATTAAAACAGACATAGGAGAACTGCTCTTTTCCATCATTATCGATATAACACAAGAGAAAGAGAATAGAATTAAACTCGACAAAGCGCTTGACCAGCTTTCTCAGGCAAAAAAAATTGCCAAACTCGGTATTTGGGAATACAATATTGCTAAAAACGAATTAACATGGTCTGATGAGATATATGATCTCTTTGAATTAGACAAAGAGAAGTTTCAACCCTCTTACGAAGCATTTTTAGAAATTATCCATCCAGGTGACAGAGAGCGGGTAAACAATGCATACATCCAATCTTTAGAGAGTAAAAAAGGGTATAAAATTGAACACCGCCTTTTACTTAATAACGGTCGAATCAAATACGTTCTAGAACAATGTGATACAGAATATGACACATTAGGAAATCCAGTGCGTTCCCTTGGAACCGTATATGACATCTCACATGTTCAAGAGTTAACAAATAAAATTGATCAAGAAAGAAAAAGATATAAGAGTCTTATGGACTTAGCTTCTGACGGAATTTTTATTCTTGATGTTGAAACCGGTAAACTGCTACAGTATAGTGAAGTTACAAAAAAACTGCTTGGTTACACTGATGAAGAGATGCAAAACTTAACTGTATTTGATTGGGATAAAGACTTTACTATGGATGACTTTCAAGAGATAGTTAAAAACCTTAGTACTACTCCTGTCAATCTTGAGAGAGTTCATACAAGAAAAGACGGGTTTACTTACCTTGCATCGATCTCCGCTGTAAAAATCCATATAGATAATCAAGACTATATCTATGCATCTGCTAGAAATATTACTCAGGAGAAAAGACTACAGCAGCAACAAGAGGAATTACTTGCAGAACAGAACTCTTTACTTTCACTTTTTGATAAAGGGGATTCTGTACTTTTTAAATGGACAAACGATAAAACATGGAGTATCGTATATGCTTCAGAAAATGTGAAAAGACTTCTTGGATATTCTAAAGATAACTTTCTCTCAAATGATGTTACCTATGCAGCATGTATCCATCAAGATGATATACAAACGGTTACTAATGAAGTAGAGGAAGCCATTCAACATAATCTTGATTTTTTTAGACATAAACCTTACCGTATTATTACAAAGTCAGGAGAGATCCGCTGGGTACTAGACTATACTGTTACACAAAAAGACAAAGATGGAAGTATTACTCATTTTATCGGCTATATTACAGATGTAACGGAACAAAAAGAGAATGAGATCGCTCTCTTTGAAGCAAAACAAATTGCAGATAAAGCTAACCAAGCAAAATCCGAATTTTTAGCGAATATGTCTCATGAGATTCGTACACCTTTAAATGGGATCATCGGTCTCACCGATGTTATACTAAACTCAAATTTAGATCATATGCAACGGGACTATCTCAATAAAGTTCACTCCTCATCTCATGCCCTGTTACATGTTATTAATGATATTTTGGACTATTCAAAAATAGAAGCCGGGAAAATAGATATCTTACCAATTGACTTTCAGCTCGATACAATGCTCAAAACTATTAGTGATCTCTTCAGCCTGCAGATCCATAAAAAAGATTTGAAATTTATGCTCAATATTGATGAAGATATTCCAAACAAGCTTATAGGTGATTCACTAAGACTTACTCAAATACTGAATAACCTAATCGGTAATGCAATAAAGTTCACTCCAAATGGTTTCATAAGTTTAGATATTAAAAATCTTAACAAAACAGAGAGTGATATTACACTTGAATTTATTGTCCAAGACAGCGGTATAGGGATCCCTGAAGAACATCAAGAAAATCTTTTTAAAGCTTTTGAGCAAGGGGATAGTTCTACCACGAGAAAATACGGTGGTACGGGTCTTGGACTTATGATCTGTAAAAAGCTTGTAACACTTATGGGTGGAGATATATGGGTAGAGAGCCAAGAAAATCAGGGAAGCAGTTTTTACTTCTTCCTTACTTTTAAGTATCATGAGGAGCTAAAGGAGAAAAATATTCTACACAATATAGATCTCTCTACCCAACAACAAAAAGAACAAGATACTATACAGTTAAAACTAAATACTCCAAAAAATGCCTTACTTGTTGAAGACAACCAGGTAAATCAACTTGTTGCATCTATATATCTGCAAGAATACGGCTTTGACGTGAATATAGCCAACAACGGTGAAGAGGCTGTTAAGATGGCGACAAAAAATCACTATGATATTATTTTTATGGATTTGCAGATGCCTGTTATGGATGGCTTTGAGGCTACTAAAAAGATACGGGCGTTTGATTTTATTACACCGATCATTGCTCTTAGTGCTGCTGTTTTAGAAAAAGATAAAGAGTTAACACTAACATCAGGTATGAACGGCCACCTCGCTAAACCTATAGACAAAGAAGCTCTGGATAATATCATTAAACTCTATTTTTCAGTAACTACGGAGATAGAAGAGAAATTTCAAGAGGAGCAAGCACTGCAACTTGAGGGTATAAACATTGAGAAACTTCAACAAAACCTTATCATTGATACGCAGACTCTTTATTCTCTTTATCAAAACTTTTACAACTCCTATGCAACTACACCGGGTATTATCGATAAACTTTATAAAAATGATCTCAAAGAGTTCTATGCTTTAATTCACAAGATCAAAGGAGCAAGTGGAAACCTCCATATAGATACACTCTACCAACAAGCAGTAGATATTGAGGAGTTGGGAGTAACTTCTGAGCGAGTATCTACATATATCGATACTTTACAAAGTGTTCTAGATGAGATAAAAACAAAGATCATACCTCTTGTACCTGCTAGCAATGAAGAAAAACTTACTCAAAATGAGACACTTGCATTGCTTGAGAAAATCACCAAACAAATTGAAAATATGCAATATATCGATCAAAAAGAGATTGTAACTTTAACAGATTCGTTACAATTCTATCTTTCAGAGACAAAAACTCAACATATTAAAAAACTTTTCGATAAGTTTGATGAAGAAGAGTTACAAACAGTTTTACCAAAAATAGCAAAGGAGATTTCAGATGGATAA
- a CDS encoding TolC family protein, with protein MRGLLLFLVAISLLDAKEIFRSTTITQYLNETNPFVYPLLNQEYVAKERVNYHQSAFDTTLNAKYDHKEYPASTGEYYDIAVKKPIENGMEFIATYRKAEGTQEYNNIKTSDEGEVLVGVKLPVNALLQGTNTKKMNLDLALLESTKTKYNSNNNLRLLYLKVLNNYHRVLYNKLLVKYEKELLQKAQKRKSFIEQKIDSGLFPKIALIEAEQQLINRKQRYLAIVAEYENSFENFVKYLNISKEKFLQKYDFVDVLQTPLKSMLLSDAISEAKQNRPDLKMLEYEKEKLLLEKKNANLLQYPEVNVALYGVHDFKYENGFKLSFDLAFPIERNRYKAQIGTIGKSLTNIEKIQEQKEREIETSLTNIINSLNLLKQNIDNAQTELTLVTQLENAENKKYLLGSSNLFVLNQREIQTLEIKKKVLQYKLNYLLLKEELNAQVGKFATLNPTL; from the coding sequence ATGAGAGGCTTACTACTCTTTTTAGTTGCTATCTCTCTTTTAGATGCAAAAGAGATCTTTAGATCTACCACTATTACACAATATCTTAATGAAACAAACCCTTTTGTCTACCCGCTCTTAAATCAGGAGTATGTGGCAAAAGAGAGAGTGAACTATCACCAAAGTGCATTCGATACGACACTAAATGCAAAGTACGATCATAAAGAATACCCAGCAAGTACCGGAGAATATTATGACATTGCGGTAAAAAAACCGATCGAAAACGGAATGGAGTTTATAGCTACATACAGAAAAGCGGAAGGGACTCAGGAATATAACAATATAAAAACGAGTGATGAGGGTGAAGTTTTAGTGGGTGTAAAACTCCCTGTTAATGCCCTGCTCCAAGGTACCAATACAAAAAAGATGAACTTAGATCTGGCACTGCTTGAGAGTACAAAGACAAAGTATAATTCCAACAATAATCTACGCCTGCTTTATCTCAAAGTTTTAAACAACTACCATCGTGTACTTTACAACAAACTTCTTGTTAAGTATGAAAAAGAGCTTTTACAAAAAGCACAAAAGCGCAAAAGTTTTATAGAGCAGAAGATAGATTCCGGCTTGTTTCCAAAGATAGCCCTGATTGAAGCAGAGCAACAACTTATAAACAGAAAACAGAGGTATCTGGCAATTGTTGCAGAGTATGAAAACAGTTTTGAAAATTTTGTAAAATATCTCAATATCTCAAAAGAAAAATTTTTGCAAAAATACGATTTTGTAGATGTTTTACAGACACCCCTTAAGAGCATGTTGCTTAGTGATGCGATCAGTGAAGCTAAACAAAACAGACCCGATCTAAAAATGTTGGAGTATGAAAAAGAGAAACTGTTGTTAGAAAAAAAGAATGCTAACCTATTACAGTATCCGGAAGTTAATGTCGCTTTATACGGTGTTCATGATTTTAAATATGAAAACGGTTTTAAACTCTCCTTTGATCTTGCTTTTCCTATCGAGCGAAACAGATACAAGGCGCAAATTGGCACTATTGGAAAGTCGTTAACAAACATAGAAAAGATTCAAGAGCAAAAAGAGCGTGAGATTGAAACCTCTTTAACAAATATCATCAACTCTTTAAATCTACTCAAACAAAATATAGATAATGCACAAACGGAACTTACACTCGTCACGCAACTTGAAAATGCCGAAAATAAAAAATATCTCCTAGGGAGCAGTAACCTTTTTGTTCTCAATCAAAGGGAGATACAGACTCTTGAGATAAAGAAAAAAGTTTTACAATATAAACTCAATTATCTTCTCCTTAAAGAGGAGTTAAATGCACAAGTGGGAAAATTTGCTACACTAAACCCCACTCTGTGA
- a CDS encoding ABC transporter ATP-binding protein: MSIEKKILKNIAEIVTQDKKNIFYLLYYSAIEAILVLSIPLASVFIINSVLAHSSISVFILGLIVIVIFILTTMLQIMKEYIIEKFQQKIFVSSGIKISTMATALQKAALETKHSMDKLMNYFFDITSIQKVFPVLLLDGTGLIIKVIVSLLLLLAFNPYLFSAGLFFFVLFFVLIILLGRNGINYAIARSDAKHSTIYYLQHIPYKEGTPKEVLEEFDGYLNEFVDSRINMFRVIIRQLSLTFIMEGIVFSSFLILGGYLVINGLLPLGEFVAAEIIVVSITNALKGFVKQIDYIYDIVEGLYKVDKLSLSLSEQQNG; this comes from the coding sequence ATGAGCATAGAGAAAAAAATTTTAAAAAATATTGCCGAAATAGTTACCCAGGATAAAAAAAATATTTTTTATCTCTTATACTATTCTGCTATTGAAGCTATTTTGGTTTTATCAATTCCTCTTGCATCCGTATTTATCATCAACAGCGTATTAGCACATAGTTCTATTTCCGTATTTATCCTCGGTTTGATCGTAATTGTAATTTTTATACTTACAACGATGTTACAAATCATGAAAGAGTACATCATTGAGAAGTTTCAACAAAAAATCTTTGTCAGCAGCGGTATAAAGATATCTACAATGGCTACTGCTTTGCAAAAAGCGGCACTGGAGACAAAACACTCTATGGATAAACTGATGAACTACTTTTTTGACATCACTTCAATCCAAAAAGTTTTCCCGGTTTTACTCCTTGACGGGACAGGTCTTATTATCAAGGTAATTGTAAGCTTATTACTCCTTCTTGCTTTTAATCCCTACCTTTTTAGTGCAGGACTCTTTTTCTTTGTTCTGTTTTTTGTACTGATTATTCTGCTTGGACGAAATGGTATCAACTACGCTATTGCACGTTCAGATGCTAAACACTCTACGATCTATTATCTCCAACATATCCCATACAAAGAGGGAACTCCAAAAGAGGTTTTAGAGGAGTTTGACGGCTATCTTAATGAATTTGTAGATTCAAGAATCAATATGTTTAGAGTAATTATAAGACAACTTTCACTCACGTTTATTATGGAGGGGATCGTCTTTAGTAGTTTCTTGATTCTCGGTGGTTATCTTGTAATCAACGGACTTCTACCTCTTGGTGAATTTGTAGCGGCTGAGATTATTGTCGTGTCAATTACAAATGCCCTCAAGGGATTTGTAAAACAGATAGACTATATTTATGACATTGTTGAGGGTCTTTACAAAGTAGACAAATTATCTTTATCGTTAAGTGAGCAGCAAAATGGATAA
- a CDS encoding HlyD family secretion protein translates to MDKYQFNVLDKVELSPVVKKIWIFSFTIALILFSMLFLPWQQTVKGKGSIIALDPTQRDYSILAPVDGFVEKFYVEENQFVKKGESLFKMVDLDTNYLHKLEQIEQNLEHQIENTKLEIKNLEKQHHQTQNYLNHGLEVYEEKIKQVQNKIKSLEFKKVSLEKNHEIEKVNYERIKTLYEDGIESKRTFEKVENIYIKADAEFKKIDLDIEIEKKNMGILEKEKAKFLSQTTNKLHTIESTTLTVKSKLKNLNQQLSTQSIAIERYKNAEVIAQKDGYVVRVFKNDKNRYLKKGEEILHFSPSVTEKALRLKVSDFNMPLIKEGLPVRIMFYGWPALQISGWPKIQFGSFSGIVKKVEHISHEQGYYYAYVVEDPKEPWPKGDELRIGTQASAWVRLSTVPIWYQLWRLMNALPPQMVHPDREKY, encoded by the coding sequence ATGGATAAGTATCAGTTTAACGTTCTAGATAAAGTTGAACTAAGCCCCGTTGTTAAAAAGATATGGATATTTAGTTTTACTATAGCACTGATCCTTTTTTCTATGCTCTTTTTACCTTGGCAGCAAACAGTAAAAGGGAAAGGGAGCATAATTGCCCTAGACCCAACACAAAGGGATTACTCGATCTTAGCACCGGTTGACGGTTTTGTAGAGAAGTTTTATGTTGAAGAGAATCAGTTTGTAAAAAAAGGTGAAAGCCTTTTTAAGATGGTGGATCTCGATACAAACTATCTACATAAACTTGAACAGATAGAACAAAACTTAGAACATCAGATAGAAAATACAAAGCTTGAGATCAAAAACCTTGAGAAGCAACACCACCAAACACAGAACTATCTTAACCATGGTTTGGAGGTTTATGAGGAGAAGATCAAACAGGTTCAAAACAAGATAAAAAGCTTGGAATTTAAAAAAGTATCTCTGGAAAAAAACCATGAGATCGAAAAAGTAAACTATGAGAGAATTAAAACTCTTTATGAGGACGGCATAGAATCTAAACGTACTTTTGAAAAGGTTGAAAACATCTATATCAAAGCAGATGCAGAGTTCAAAAAAATCGATCTCGATATTGAGATTGAGAAAAAAAATATGGGTATATTAGAAAAAGAGAAAGCAAAATTTCTTAGTCAGACAACGAATAAGCTCCATACAATTGAGAGCACGACGTTAACGGTAAAAAGTAAACTAAAAAATCTCAACCAACAACTCAGTACACAATCGATTGCCATAGAGCGTTATAAAAATGCAGAGGTGATTGCACAAAAAGACGGCTATGTTGTAAGGGTATTTAAGAACGATAAGAACAGATATCTTAAAAAAGGGGAAGAGATTCTACACTTCTCTCCAAGTGTGACAGAAAAAGCACTCCGTTTAAAAGTATCTGACTTTAATATGCCTTTGATCAAGGAGGGGTTACCTGTGAGAATTATGTTCTACGGTTGGCCTGCACTACAGATCAGTGGATGGCCGAAGATACAGTTTGGTTCATTTAGCGGAATCGTCAAAAAAGTTGAACATATCTCTCATGAACAGGGATACTACTACGCATATGTAGTTGAAGATCCAAAAGAGCCTTGGCCAAAAGGTGATGAGCTGCGCATCGGGACACAGGCAAGTGCATGGGTGAGACTCTCTACAGTGCCTATTTGGTATCAGTTATGGCGTTTAATGAATGCCTTGCCGCCGCAGATGGTACATCCAGATAGAGAGAAGTACTAA